In Ornithodoros turicata isolate Travis chromosome 1, ASM3712646v1, whole genome shotgun sequence, the DNA window CACTGCAAGATCCTAACGAGTCGGGGCGATACTCTGTTTATTGAATCCTTTCTTTCGCACGTGCCTCTCGCAGCcagctttttttattattattattattattctccaAGAAGAACTCAAAGGACTTAAGTAATAAGAGAttgtagaaaacaaagttccTGCATTGCGTAATGGAGATGCAAAGTGCCGCTTTTTGTGATAACGATAACGATGACCGCATTTCGCACGTATGAGCAGGACGAAATCTTCTTCGGGAGGTGAGGAAGATTTGATTGGCTGCAGAATTGGGGGGGTAATCGGTGACGGGATGAGAATAACGCCTGTCGCTTCTTCTTGAGACGAGGGTGTGGGAAAACAGATTCCAGCAGATTCGTACAGATGGAATTCGTTTTAGCACCCTCCGATATACAGATGTGGAAATTAAAACATTAATGCGAAGACGAACTCCTAACGCAAAGAATACAACGTTGCACAAATACGTCAAAAGAAGCGGTCCGAGCTTGGGGCACAAACGACACAGACTGATACCGTGCCTAATTTGCGTCCCAAACTCAGTATTCGATATGAAAGTAGATTTTCCTCACGAATCTCGTGTATCTGGAagaatctaaaaaaaaaaaactcccgataactttttttttggggggggggggggggggggaggcgatgAAACGGGCCAGAAAGTAGGAGCTTGCACTGTTGAAGTCCTGTCGTTTCGTACAGAAAAGACCGCATAAATTAGCCCTTTGAAAGAATTTAAATTGAAGGCGTCCAGGTTGCGTTAATTACCTCTGTAGCGAATCCATAAAAAGAGAGGCGCCTTTTCTACGTCGTCTTAAAGGGCACGCATGCTGTCATTACAAATACTTGCCAGAATATAAACCTCCTTATTAGCTCCATGGCACGAATATCTGAGAATGCAGTTGTGTCACCACTTTGGTACATCTTAgagaaacggaaagaaagagagaactaCGTTGCactaccctacactcttaaaaatgaacttcacctcatagcacgctcctagccaaccatcatctcgaatgatatcgttatctgccctgatttgttgaaaacgggaggcgtacgccttttttgtgacacttacgctgttcataattgtcacagaaagggcgtacgcctccagttttcaacaaatcagggcagataacgatatcactcgagatgatggttggctaggagcgtgctatgaggtgaagttcatttttaagagtgtacggcgtCCCACTGGACGGCGGGGGATGATATCCTACCTGAATGGGCGCCTTGGCCTCTCCTTCAACCTCGGTGCCACGACGCTTGCGCCGGCAGCGTCCGGTACGATAGAAGTGCTTGCCCCAGACGAAGACGGCCTTGATGCCCCGAGTAAAAAGCTTGCCCAAGTCGGCCAGCACCATAAGCAGCAGCGGAATACCAATGAAGGCATAGAGGACAGTGACGGCCCTACCAGCGAGAGTGCTCGGAGCGATGTTACCGTAGCCTGTCGGGGGGAAAAACAGCTATTTCGGTCAGGATTTCGGGTGACACACGTTCGTCGCTCACCGATCGTAGTGAAGACTGTGCCGCAGTAGAAGAGGGCACCCCAGAAGGACCACACTTTCTTCTCCGAGTGGGTGTATATGGAAGCCTCGTCCTCTAGGAGACGGACCTGAGACTCGAACTCGCGCATCCTCTGCGTGACGAGATTCTTGAACGCGTGCTGGTCCATGGCGGATATCCTGGCCATGGCCAAGACGTCGACGATGTACTTTCTCATGTTGAGAATAGTTTCCTTTTGGCGTTGCTCGAAGGGGGCTTCGATGAGCTGGAAGATGGCCGCTCCGAGGGCCGCGTACGCCAGAAGAACTAGCAGCAGGAGTAAATGAGAGAACCAACGCTGCGAAAAGGACTTGATCGCTTGCGCGCACCGCACGGCACAACTTTTTGTCTTGTCGGCTGTCAGGTTCACAATGTGCATAGGCCGTACGACGAAATATTGGGGCGGCCGCGATGGATCCGACTGCCAGCTGATCAGCGACGGCTGGCTCAGGAACGGCGGCCGCCGGCCCGCTCGGGGCGACGGGGTCCGCGACATCCCGCCGTCCGACACACTGTGCGATCGTGCTGCCCAAATCGGGATGGAGCCCCCTAACGACGGGCGCGCCGTGCCGCGGCTCGGGCACCGAGCCAGGAACGAGGGCAACCCACCTCACGAGGGCTGCCTCAAGCGAACGCAGTGTTGTTCATGGTTGACCTCACTGCGATCGACACAGTTTAACCAATTCTTCGTGCGAAGAGCATTAGCGTATGTGCGGCTGCTCCATATCGGTGCCGGTATAACGTGGCCACATGGGGAAGAGGATTTATTCGCTTTcgtctctcccccccccctccccaatgCACTGCAAAATGTATGAATTGGGGAGAGGGAGGGGAAGCTACGCCACTGCCGAATGGCAACAAACTAATGATGTGTCGTGATGGGCACGAAGTTGAGATCCATTTCTTGGAAATGGGAAAATAGTGCGACATATAACACCAATTTGAAGCAgcttacactctaagaaaaaaaaggagtactacttttactccttttggggactaaatgcattgccaccaaaaatagtcccttttgggagtaaatgaatgtcacagagtggagactgcatttcacgctctgttccaagagtcccaggtacataattcgtgtgcaaatcatgaaaatactttgaagcataccgtcaaccgtgatatatcgag includes these proteins:
- the LOC135377391 gene encoding potassium channel subfamily K member 16-like, with amino-acid sequence MSRTPSPRAGRRPPFLSQPSLISWQSDPSRPPQYFVVRPMHIVNLTADKTKSCAVRCAQAIKSFSQRWFSHLLLLLVLLAYAALGAAIFQLIEAPFEQRQKETILNMRKYIVDVLAMARISAMDQHAFKNLVTQRMREFESQVRLLEDEASIYTHSEKKVWSFWGALFYCGTVFTTIGYGNIAPSTLAGRAVTVLYAFIGIPLLLMVLADLGKLFTRGIKAVFVWGKHFYRTGRCRRKRRGTEVEGEAKAPIQYVAFVWRKVNDTMAYVPYPAYLRSEGDKPDAKPEENGKSDDVDVEKSAEPNNEEEEDEGVDDEFNLPVSLALILLSLYMTIGACLFTIWESWTFHEAFYFVFISMSTIGFGDYVPDHPMFMMATFIYLLFGLALTSMCINVVQEKLSAIFERARMQLGTSIGFDPALMMAESPTAPPRRGSKADALDDKADDKAGDKDADKHDPKAITAK